Below is a window of Fervidobacterium pennivorans DSM 9078 DNA.
CTTGGTGCAAAGCTAAACGAGGTTGATGATAAAGTAAAGTTCAGAAATCTGGATGTTAGAGACGTGAAATATTTTTATAAACCAGAGACGTTTGATATGGTTGTATCGAATTTTCCGTTCCATTTATCAGGGAAGGGTAAGGAAAGCCCAAGCAAAATACGACGCTTGAGTCGCACAACTGATTTAGAAACAATAAAGAGTTTTACACAGAGCGCCTCGTATTTGCTAAAGAACCGTGGAACGTTTGTTTTTGTCTTTTCACCAAACATTTTAACAACAGTCTTGAGTTATCTAAGTGAGGTAAATCTCACTGTGCAAAGAATGTGCTTTTTACATGGGACACCTGAGAAAGAGGCAAAATTGGTGGTTGTTAGAGGGAAGAAAAACGGTGGGCAAAATCTGATAATTGACCCACCACAGTGGGGGGTGTAGTTAGATGGTAGAACGATACGCACTTGAACCATTGAAGAGTTTATGGACTTTAAAAGCCCAGTATGAAAGATGGCTCGAAGTTGAGCTTGCTGTGGTTGAAGCATACGAACAAGTAGGCATTGCACCGAAAGGAACAGCTGAAGAAATTAGAAAAAAAGCGTTTATTGATGTGGATGACATATTAGCTACAGAGCAAGTGGTTGACCATGATGTTATTGCGTTTATAAAGTCCGTAACAAAGAATATGGGAGATGAAGCAAGGTACTTCCATTATGGACTAACTTCATCTGACGTTGTTGACACGGCTAATTCACTCGTTCTTATCCGAGCAACAGATATCATTTTGGAATCGATGGAAAAGCTAAGATTGGTTCTATATGAGAAAGCTCTCCAATACAAAACACTTCCTACGATTGGTAGAACACACGGTGTTCATGCGGAACCCACATCTTTTGGATTGAAGTTTCTCTCATGGTATGCGGAGCTTCTCAGAGATATTGAAAGACTAAAAAGAGTTCGTGAAGAGATAGCTGTTGGAAAATTAAGTGGTGCTGTTGGCAATTACGCAAATATTTCTCCGGAAGTAGAGAAAATTGCTCTTGAAAAGCTTGGACTGAAACCTACGCCTGTAGCCACACAAGTTATCTCGCGCGATTATATAGCACATTTGCTTGCAACATTTGCTATAATTGCAGGTTTAATTGAGCGCATAGCAATTGAAATAAGGCATTTACAGCGCACGGAAGTGCTTGAAGCTATGGAACCATTCAAAGAAGGACAGCGAGGTTCTTCAGCTATGCCTCATAAGAAGAATCCAATCCTTTGTGAACGATTAACGGGTATGGCGAGGTTAATGCGAAGCTATGCACAAGTTGCCTTTGAAAACATGGCACTCTGGCACGAAAGGGACATTTCACACTCATCTGCGGAAAGATACATACTCCCAGATTCAACAATGACAATTTACTATATGCTTGAAAAAGCAAGGTATCTAATTGAAAATTTGAGAGTCTTTGAGGAGAAAGTTAAAAAGAACATAGATATAACCCAAGGATTGGTTTATTCTCAAAGGATACTCCTTGCACTTGTAGAAGCTGGAATGAGTAGGGAAGAGGCTTACACACTTGTTCAAAAATATGCTCTGGAATGTTGGGAAACAGGTGAGTCATTCAAAGAGAGATTACGTTCTGATGAAAAGATAAGTCAATTAATCACTGAGGAAAAGTTTGAGGAATTGTTCAAACCAGACTACTATCTTAAAAACATTGATAAAATCTACGAAAGGTTTGAGAAAAAGTAAAAAAGCGGGCTTTAAGCCCGCTTTTTCCTTTAAAAAATTACATTGTTGATTCTTCTGTTGTGTAATCTGTTGATTCTTCTGTTTCTGTTGATTCTTCTGTTGTGTAATCTGTTGATTCTTCTGTTGTGTACTCTTCTTCATACCCTTCTTCATCGTATTCTTCTGTTGTGTAATCTGTGCTTTCTTCTGTTGTGTAATCTGTTGTTTCTGTTGCTTCTTCAACTGTTGTTTCTGTTGCTTCTGTTGCTTCGGCAGATGCCTTGCTCTTGTTTGCTGCTACTGCCCAGATGATAGCGACCACAATAATAGCGATGACGATAAGTGTTACTGTCAAACCTTTTTTGGATGCCATAGCTCCAACCTCCTTTTAATAAGTTATGAAAAAACTAAACACCTTATTTTTTGTTTTCACGCTTATTATATCATTCTCAATGTAACTTTCAATAAGCAATTAGTGAAAAAACTATGTTAAATTCACATTAAGTGTATCACTCTACCGCACTAATAGTAAGATTGTTTTATGTTACATTTTTTCAAAAAAGAATTCTAGAACTACATTTTTTAAGTCTTGTTGTTCGCATTGCATACTAAAGTATAAACGAGCATAACAGAGAGAAAGCGAGCATAGAGGGGCTATAATTGCATCTCTTTGGTTATAGCAACTATCATACACTTAGAAACGTTTGAATTGCGATAGTGAAATTGTGTAAAATTAATAAGAGAGCTCTTGATTTAACGAAAAGACCAATTTGTAACGGGAGGGGATTGTGATGAGAATAGTAACTTGGGGCTTTGGTGCTATGGGACGTGGTATTGCAAAGAATATTATCGAAAGTAAGTTCATGAAACTGGTGGGGGTTATCGATAAAAATCCAGAATTCATAGGTAAAGATGTTGGTGAATTGCTTGGTCTTGGAAACTACGGTGTTCGTGTAAGAGATTCTATTGATGTTATTGAGGAGACAAACCCAGACCTTGTAGTTATCGCAACGAGTTCGTTTGTTAAAGACGTTCTTCCACAGATTGAGTACGCAGTTAAGAACCATGCAAATGTTATTACAATAGCTGAAGAAATGGCATTTCCGTTTGATTCCCATCCGGAAGAATCACTTTACATGGACAGCTTGGCAAAAAGATACGGAGTGACGATACTTGGAACCGGTGTCAATCCTGGATTTGTTCTTGATACGTTAATCATTGCTCTGACGGGAGTCTGCACAAGAGTTGACAGAATAGTTGCAAAAAGAATAAACGACCTATCACCGTTTGGAAAAACAGTTATGGAAACGCAAGGAGTTGGCACAACACCAGAGCAATTTGAAGAAGGCTTGAAAAAAGGCACCATCGTTGGTCATATTGGATTCCCACAAAGCATTGCGATGATAGCAAGAGCCTTAGGTTGGAATATCACAAAGATAGAGGAAGAAAGGAAACCTATAATTTCTAATGTCTACAGGGAAACCCCAGTCGTTAAAGTTGAACCTGGCATGGTAGCAGGTTGTAACCATTCAGCAAAAGCATACGTTGGAGACAAATGTGTCATTGAGCTTTACCATCCACAGCAGATACACCCGCACCTTGAAGGTGTTGAAACAGGAGATTACATAGAAATATACGGAGACATAAACATAAACCTTTCTATAAAACCAGAAATTCCTGGAGGAAAAGCAACAATAGCGATTGCAACTAATATGATTCCAATAGTAATTGGTGCACAACCTGGTTTGAAATGTATGGCTGACTTGCCAGTCCCCAGGTCTATTCTTTCATTCACAAGATAAATATGGAGGTGAGCTCAGTGCTCGCTAACCTTGCCAAAAAAGGTGACTGGGTGCAAATTCAGGTTACTATACTACATCCTGAAGAACGTGCTCCACAAGTGCCTGAGGATACAAAAAAAGTTCCACTCGAAATGAGAGTTAAGGGATTTTTACAAGACGAAGTGGCAGAAATAGGAGCGACTGTTACCATAAAAACGATGACAGGAAGGTTGGTTACAGGAAAACTTGTGGCAGTCAACCCAAAATACGAGCACGACTTTGGTGAACCTGTTCCTGAACTCATAACGATAGGGTTGGAATTAAGGGAAATTCTGGAGTCATCGGATGGTGATGACAAATGAACAAAGATAGGTCTTATGCTGCAGTAATGGCAAGACGTGCTGAGATAATGCGAAAGGCTGTAGGTATAGATTACGAAAAATTTATCATAGAAGGTATCGCATTTGACTATGAAAAGATGATGGAAGAAGTCGGGTATTCTTTGGAAGAAGTTAGAAAAATCCAGGCTGAAACATGCGTTGGTAATACACCTTTGGTAGAGCTTAAAAACATAAATAAACTCATCAAAAAGATAGCTCCAAAAGGCAAAGGTGCAAGGATATTTTTGAA
It encodes the following:
- the ord gene encoding 2,4-diaminopentanoate dehydrogenase — translated: MRIVTWGFGAMGRGIAKNIIESKFMKLVGVIDKNPEFIGKDVGELLGLGNYGVRVRDSIDVIEETNPDLVVIATSSFVKDVLPQIEYAVKNHANVITIAEEMAFPFDSHPEESLYMDSLAKRYGVTILGTGVNPGFVLDTLIIALTGVCTRVDRIVAKRINDLSPFGKTVMETQGVGTTPEQFEEGLKKGTIVGHIGFPQSIAMIARALGWNITKIEEERKPIISNVYRETPVVKVEPGMVAGCNHSAKAYVGDKCVIELYHPQQIHPHLEGVETGDYIEIYGDININLSIKPEIPGGKATIAIATNMIPIVIGAQPGLKCMADLPVPRSILSFTR
- a CDS encoding tRNA1(Val) (adenine(37)-N6)-methyltransferase, whose amino-acid sequence is MNLGRFSSEILRGIKTADTPYHKPTHASAFLVWYSKPTSDVKTVVELGSGTGIVAFALAKLYNLTVEGIEIQSELVELANLGAKLNEVDDKVKFRNLDVRDVKYFYKPETFDMVVSNFPFHLSGKGKESPSKIRRLSRTTDLETIKSFTQSASYLLKNRGTFVFVFSPNILTTVLSYLSEVNLTVQRMCFLHGTPEKEAKLVVVRGKKNGGQNLIIDPPQWGV
- the purB gene encoding adenylosuccinate lyase; the protein is MVERYALEPLKSLWTLKAQYERWLEVELAVVEAYEQVGIAPKGTAEEIRKKAFIDVDDILATEQVVDHDVIAFIKSVTKNMGDEARYFHYGLTSSDVVDTANSLVLIRATDIILESMEKLRLVLYEKALQYKTLPTIGRTHGVHAEPTSFGLKFLSWYAELLRDIERLKRVREEIAVGKLSGAVGNYANISPEVEKIALEKLGLKPTPVATQVISRDYIAHLLATFAIIAGLIERIAIEIRHLQRTEVLEAMEPFKEGQRGSSAMPHKKNPILCERLTGMARLMRSYAQVAFENMALWHERDISHSSAERYILPDSTMTIYYMLEKARYLIENLRVFEEKVKKNIDITQGLVYSQRILLALVEAGMSREEAYTLVQKYALECWETGESFKERLRSDEKISQLITEEKFEELFKPDYYLKNIDKIYERFEKK
- the ortA gene encoding 2-amino-4-oxopentanoate thiolase subunit OrtA; this encodes MLANLAKKGDWVQIQVTILHPEERAPQVPEDTKKVPLEMRVKGFLQDEVAEIGATVTIKTMTGRLVTGKLVAVNPKYEHDFGEPVPELITIGLELREILESSDGDDK